From Paraburkholderia sabiae, a single genomic window includes:
- a CDS encoding alpha/beta hydrolase: protein MKSSLYIAAALALSTGLLASSGAMAQDTQAAHAPVRNIVLVHGAWVDGSGWKPVYDILTKDGYHVSVVQEPLTSLDDDVAATKRVLDLQDGPAILVGHSYGGSVITEAGVDSHVVGLVYVAAHAPNVGEDEAALGKGKPSYTSKQPGAVEKTGDGYTYLNPSVFPKDFAADLPLKQAQFEARSQMLTAAKVFSQPLTAAAWTTKPSWGIVAGADQIINPDLERWYYERAHSHTTVIPGASHSVYESRPQQVAAVIEDAAKHAQQQ from the coding sequence GTGAAAAGTTCGCTGTACATCGCCGCGGCCCTTGCCTTGTCGACCGGTCTTCTCGCTTCTTCCGGTGCGATGGCGCAAGACACCCAGGCGGCGCACGCGCCCGTCAGGAACATCGTTCTCGTGCATGGCGCATGGGTCGACGGTTCGGGCTGGAAGCCCGTCTACGACATCCTCACCAAAGATGGTTATCACGTCAGCGTCGTGCAGGAACCGCTGACATCACTCGACGACGACGTCGCTGCGACGAAACGCGTGCTCGATCTGCAGGACGGCCCGGCCATTCTCGTCGGTCACAGCTACGGCGGCTCCGTGATCACGGAAGCCGGCGTCGATTCGCACGTAGTTGGTCTCGTGTATGTCGCCGCGCACGCACCGAATGTCGGCGAAGACGAAGCTGCACTCGGCAAAGGCAAACCGAGCTATACGTCGAAGCAGCCGGGCGCGGTCGAAAAGACGGGCGACGGTTACACGTATCTGAATCCGTCCGTATTCCCGAAAGATTTCGCCGCCGATCTGCCGCTGAAACAGGCGCAATTCGAAGCGCGTTCGCAGATGCTGACGGCCGCGAAGGTGTTCTCGCAACCGCTGACGGCCGCCGCATGGACGACCAAGCCGAGCTGGGGCATCGTCGCGGGCGCCGACCAGATCATCAATCCCGATCTGGAGCGCTGGTACTACGAGCGCGCGCATAGCCACACTACCGTGATTCCGGGTGCGAGCCACTCGGTCTACGAATCGCGTCCGCAGCAGGTGGCGGCCGTGATCGAAGACGCTGCGAAGCACGCGCAGCAGCAGTAA
- a CDS encoding DUF4148 domain-containing protein codes for MKKIFVCLAVAAGALAAPALSFAQSNAPVTRAEVRADLVRLEKAGYQPAVGEDVNYPADIQAAEAKVAAQDGNKLTNDAVGGVAQTSMSSGKPARSAMSHDTCVGPVSYCNIFFGS; via the coding sequence ATGAAGAAGATCTTTGTTTGCCTCGCAGTTGCCGCTGGTGCACTCGCCGCCCCCGCTCTGAGCTTCGCGCAATCGAATGCTCCCGTCACGCGGGCCGAAGTCCGCGCCGATCTGGTTCGCCTCGAGAAGGCGGGGTATCAGCCGGCCGTTGGCGAAGACGTCAACTACCCCGCCGACATCCAGGCAGCGGAAGCGAAGGTCGCCGCGCAAGACGGTAACAAGCTGACGAACGATGCAGTCGGCGGTGTCGCGCAAACGTCCATGTCGTCGGGCAAGCCGGCTCGCAGCGCGATGAGCCACGACACGTGCGTCGGCCCCGTCAGCTACTGCAACATTTTCTTCGGCAGCTAA